In Candidatus Methylomirabilis sp., the genomic window CCCTCACGGCCAGCGTGAAGGACTGCTACGGCGCCCTCGGGATCGTCCACACCCTCTGGAAGCCGATCCCGGGCCGCTTCAAGGACTTCATCGCCGTCCCCAAATCGAACGGCTACCAGTCCCTCCACACGACCGTGATCGGCCCACGGGGGGAGCCGGTGGAGATTCAGATCCGCACCCTCGACATGCACACCACGGCGGAGGAGGGGATCGCGGCCCACTGGGCCTACAAGGAGGGAAAGGCCCACCTGGACCCAGCCGACAAGAGCTTCGTCTGGCTCCGGCAGCTCCTGGACTGGGAGCGGGATCTGAAGGATCCCCGGGAGTTCATGGACACGGTCCGGGTGGACCTCTTCCCGGACGAGGTGTACGTCTTTACCCCCAAGGGGGACGTGAAGGCCTTCCCCCGCGGCGCCACGCCCGTGGACTTCGCGTTCGGTATCCACACCGACATCGGGCTCCACTGCGCCGGGGCCAAGGTGAACGGCCGGATCGTCCCCCTCCGCTACGAGCTCCAGAACGGGGACATCGTCGAGATTGTCACCTCCCCGCAGCAGCACCCGAGCAAAGACTGGCTGAAGATCGTCCACACCCCGCGGGCTCGGGGCCGGATCCGAGCCTGGCTGAAGAACACGGAGCGGACGCGGAGTGTCACGCTGGGGCGGGAGTTCCTGGAGCGGGAGATCCGGAAGCTCGGGAAGAGCCCGGCTCAGCTCCTGACCTCCGAGGGGTTGGCCCTGGTCGTGGAGCGGTACGGGCTGGGGACGGTCGAGGAGTTCCTGGCCTCGGTCGGCTACGGGAAGATCTCCCCCCGGCAGGCGGTGGGGAAGCTCCTGCCGGAGGAGGAGCAGGCCCTGGCGGAGGCCGAGGCGGCAAAGGAACGGGAGCCCCGCGAGCGCCGGGCGACTCCCCGGGTCACCGATGAGGGGATCCGGATCGAGGGGGTGGATGACATCCTGGTCCGGTTCGGCAAGTGCTGCACGCCGCTCCCGGGCGACGAGATCGTGGGCTTCATCACCCGGGGGCGGGGCGTCACCATTCACACCGCGGACTGCCCCAACGCGGACGGGCTCACCTACGATCCGGCCCGGCGGATCCGGGTGGAGTGGGCCGAGCAACAGAAGACCCCACACCAGGTGAAGGTTCTGGTCACCATCGGGCAGGATCGGCCGGGGCTGCTCGCCGACATTTCGTCCGCGATCTCTTCCACCAACGTCAACATTGCCCAGGCGGAGATCCGCGTGACGGAAGAGCGGAAGGGGGTCAACACCTTCGTCCTGGAGGTGACGGACCTGAAACAGCTGCAGGCCGCGATGCAGGCGGTCCGGAAGGTGACCGGGGTGGTGGGGGTGGAGCGGATCCGGGGGAGCTAGCGCCGGGCCAACTGACGTCGCCTCACTTCGGTCTCGGTCGTCAGCGGTCCGGAGCGTACGAACTGCGTACGCCTCCGGCCGCCTCCTCCCTCGGGCCTCGTGATGCGCGTCATTTGGCCCGGCACCCCAGCCGTCGGGTGAGCACGAGGCAAAATTCGTTGGGGGTTAGCTCGCCTTGGCCACCCGGCCGGACCGCAGGCAGCGGGTGCAGACGGCGATGGTGCGGGTCGCGCCCCCGACCCTGGCCCGGACCCGCTGGATGTTCGGATACTGCCGCCGCTTACTCACGTTGTGGGCGTGGCTGATCTGGTGGCCGACGATCGGTCCCTTCCCGCAGAGTTCACACCGGGTCGTTCCCACCGCATCTCCCTCCTGATGGGTCACGCCAGACCGCCCAGGCATCATAGGGAACGTCCACCGGGAAGGCAAGCCCTTTTTGCCCTCTCTACCTCCGTCCGGCACCTCCCGGGCGTGGGGCCGAAGCGGGCTGCCCTGCTCGGCCGCCTCGGTATTCGCACCGTGGGAGACGCCTTGCGGTTCCCCCCGCTCCGGTACGAGTTACGCCAACTCGTCCCGCTCGGCGCCGCCCGTCCCGGGCAACCGGTCACCCTCGCCGGCCGCCTCGAGCGGGTGCGGGTCACCCGGAGCCGGGACGGGACCGTCACCTGCGAGGCCCTCTTCTCCGACGAGACCGCCCGGGCGATCATCCGGTGGTTCCACCAGCCGTACCTGGCCCGCCGCCTCCCGCGGGGGGTCCGGGTGCTTCTCACCGGGACGCTGGCCCCCGCGTACCCCCTTGCCCTCGCCAATCCCGAATGGGAGGTGTTGGAGCCGGCGGAAGTCGTGGACGGGCGTCCGGCCCTGGTGCCGATCTACCCGGGGACGGAGGGGCTCCCCCGGCGCTGGTTCCGAAAGCTCCTCGCGTCCCTCGCGGAGGGGAGCGCCGAGGCGGTCGAGGAGATTCTCCCGGGAGCAGTCCTGGCCGCCCGGAACCTGCTTTCCCTTCCCCGCGCCCTCCGCGCCCTGCACCTGCCCGACTCGCTCGAGGAGGCGGCCGCCGCCCGCAGCCGCCTGGCGTATGAAGAGCTCTTCCTCCTGGCTCTCGGCCTGGCCCTCCGGCGCGAAGAGGTGGTGCGCCTCCCCGCCCTCCCGCTTCGCGCGGATCCGGGGCGGGAAGCCCCGGTGCGCGGGGCGCTTCCCTTCGCGCTTACGGCAGCCCAGGAGCGGGCGGTGAAGGAAATCACGGCCGACCTCGCCCGCGACCGTCCGATGCACCGGCTTCTCCACGGCGAGGTCGGATCCGGGAAAACGGTGGTGGCCCTGCTGGCTGCCCTTCGGGCCGTCGCCGCCGGCGCGCAGGCGGCCCTCATCGCCCCCACCGATCTGCTCGCGGAGCAGCTCGCCGGGCGGGCGGTGGAGACCCTGGCCCCCGCCGGGATTCGGGTGGCCCTCCTCCGGGCCGGGCAACGGGGACCCGAGCGCCGGTCTGCCCTCGAGGGGCTCGCGACCGGGGCCATCGGGGTGGCGGTGGGGACGCACGCGCTGCTGGAGGCGGATGTCCGCTTCGCCCGCCTGGGCCTTGCCATCGTGGACGAGCAGCATCGGTTCGGCGTGCTGCAGCGGCTCAGCCTGACGGCCAAGGGTCCCCACCCCCACCTGCTGGTGATGAGCGCCACGCCGATCCCCCGCACCCTGGCGCTCAGCCTCTACGGGGATCTGGACCTGACCGCCCTCGAAGCGCTCCCCCAGGGCCGCCGCCCCGTCGCCGCGGAGATTCTCCCTGCGGAACGGCGCCCGGAGGCCGCGGTCCGGATCCGGGCGGAAGTGGCCCGAGGTCATGCCGCGTACGTGGTCTGCCCGCAGATCGAGCCCGGCGAGGCGGGGGAGGCGCAGGCAGCCGCTGCGGCAGAGGTTCACCTGGCCGCGCTGCGGAAGGGCGCTCTCAACGGGCTGCGCCTGGGCCTCCTGCACGGGAGGCTCCGCCCGGCCGAACGGGAGGCCACCATGCGCGCCTTCCGCGAGGGGGGCCTGGACGTCCTGGTGGCGACGACCGTGGTGGAGGTGGGGGTGGATGTGGCCCGCGCGACCGTCATGGTGGTGGAGGGGGCCGATCGGTTCGGCCTCGCCCAGCTCCACCAGCTCCGGGGCCGCGTCGGGCGCGGAGCGGAGCCGGGCGTCTGTTACCTCATCCCGAGCCCGATCCCCACGGAGAAGGGGCTGGCCCGCCTCCAGGCCCTGCTCACGGCCAAGGACGGTTTTGCCGTGGCAGAGGCCGACCTCGCCCTGCGGGGCGAGGGGGACCTGCTGGGGACGCGCCAGGCCGGTCTCCCCCCCCTGGCCTTCGGGTCGGTGAGCGACCCCCTGCTCCTCAAGGCCGCCCGGGAGGATGCCGCGGCCGTGGCGAAGGAGGGGGCGGCCCTCGACCCTGACGTCCGGGCACGGCTGCTCCTCGCCCTCCGGACGCGCTGGGCCGGGGCACTCGCCCCCCTCCGGAGCGGGTGATGCGGGGGTCCATCCGCATCGTGGGCGGAGCCTGGCGGGGGCGGCGCCTGCGCGTCCCCTCGGGCCTCGACCTCCGGCCGACCTCCGAGCTGCTGCGCGAGGCCCTGTTCGACATCCTTGGGGCCCGGGTGAAGGGAGCCGATGTGCTCGACCTGTACGCGGGGACGGGGGCGCTCGCCCTCGAGGCGCTGAGCCGTGGGGCGGCCACCGCGACCCTGGTGGAGGTGAATCCCGCCTATCTGCGAGCGGCCCGGGCCAACGCGGAGGCTCTGGCGTGCCGGGATCGCTGCCGCTTCCTCCGCATGGAGGGAGTCGCGGCCCTGGGAGCGCTGGGCCGCCGGCGCCGACGGTTTCACCTCATCCTGGCCGATCCGCCCTACGGGAGCGATTTGGCCGAGGCAACGGCGCGGGCCGTGGGCCGGCACGGACTCCTCCTCCCCGAAGGGTTCCTGGTCCTGGAAGTCTCCTCCCGCCTCGTCCTCCCCGAGCGGCTTCCCCCCCTCGCCTGCGCGCGCGCCCGGCGCCACGGCGACAGCACGCTCCTGTTCTATGCGGAGGAGCCTGCCGTGGCCCGAAGCACCTGAATTTCCTTGCAGAAGCGGCTCCCTTCCTTTATGGTGAGGGACGCCATGGCCGCCGTCGCCATTTACCCCGGGACGTTCGATCCGTTCACCAATGGCCACCTGGACATCCTCCAGCGCGCCCGCCGCCTTTTTGCCGAGGTGCTGGTCGCGGTCGCCGCCAAGCCCGAGAAGTCCCCGCTGTTCACCGCGGAGGAACGGATGGCCATCGTCCGGGACGCCACCCGGGACCTGCCGGGGGTCCGGATCGCCGCTTTCGACACTCTCCTGGTGGACTACGCCCGTGCCCAGGGGGCGAGGGTCATCATCCGCGGGCTCCGGGCGGTCTCCGACTTCGAGTACGAGTTCCAGATGGCCCTGATGAACCGCCGCCTGGCGGAGACCGTGGAAACGGTCTTCCTGATGCCCCACGAGGCCTACAGCTACCTCAGCTCCCGCCTGGTGAAGGAGATCGCCCTGCTGGGGGGGGCGGTGAGCGGCCTGGTCCCCGCCCTCGCGGAGAAGATGCTGGCAGAGAAGCTTCGGGCAGGGCGGGGTCGGGCCACGGGCCGGCGCCGCGTGGGCCGGGGGTAGGGAGGATCACGCGCATGCGCCTGGCCGTCCGCACGGCAGCGTTCAGCCCATCCCCCACGCTCGCGATCACGGCGCGGGCGAAGCGGATGCGGGCCGAGGGCATCGACGTCCTGAGCTTCGGGGCGGGAGAGCCCGACTTCGACACCCCCGAGCACATCAAGGCCGCGGCGATCCAGGCGCTGAAGGAGGGATTCACCAAGTACACGGCCACGGCCGGCATCGACGAGCTGAAGGACGCCGTCTGCCTGAAGCTGAAGCGGGACAACGGGGTGGAGTACCGGCGGGAGCATGTCATGGTGTCCTGCGGGGCGAAACACACCCTGTACAACCTCTGCATGGTCCTCTTCCAGGAGGGGGACGAGGTCCTGGTTCCGGCTCCCTACTGGGTCTCGTACCCGGAACAGATCCGGCTGGCCGGCGCCGTTCCCATCCTCGTCCCGACGGCGGAGTCGGACGGCTTCCGCGTCCGGGCGGAGCAGCTTCAGGCCGCCTGCACGGAGCGGACGGCCGGCCTGATCCTGAACAGCCCCTGCAACCCGACGGGGGCGGTGCTGGACCGGAGGGACCTGGAGGCCATCGCCGCGTTCGCCGTCGCCCGCCAGTTGACCGTGATCAGCGACGAGACCTACGAGGCGCTCACGTACGACGGGCGGGAGGCGGTGAGCATCGCCGCCCTGGGCGAAGAGGTGAAGCGGCGGACGGTCGTGGTGAACTCCCTCTCCAAGGCTTATGCGATGACCGGATGGCGGGTCGGGTACGCGGCGGGGCCGGTCGAGGTCATTCGGGCCATGGACACCTTCCAGAGCCAGGTGACCTCGAACCCGACCTCTATCGCCCAGCGGGCGGCGGTGGCAGCCCTCACGGGCCCCCAGGACTGCGTCCGCGCAATGCGGGCCGCCTTCGCCCAGCGCCGCGACGCCATCGTGGGTGCCCTGAACGGGCTGGCCGGGGTCTCTTGCGTCCTCCCCGGGGGGGCCTTCTACGCCTTCCCGAACGTGTCGGGCTGCCTCGGGCGGCGAGCCGGCGGGCGTCCCTTGCGAACCTCGGCGGACCTGGCGGAATTCCTCCTGGACGAGGCCAAAATCGCCGTCGTGCCGGGGGCGGAGTTCGGGAGCGACCTGCACCTCCGCCTTTCCTACGCGGCCTCGATGGAGACCATCCTGGAGGGGGTGAACCGGATGGGCGCGGCCCTCCGGCAGCTCCGCTGAGTCCTGGCGCATCTCCGCACCCGGCGTTCTGAAGCCATCGAAGTTCGAGAAGGAGAGAGAAGCCATGAGACGATGCGTGCGTCCACTTATCCCCTGCCTGCTGGCCGGTGTTCTCACCGTAGCGGCCCCCGCGCCGTCGGCCCTGGCCGCCTCCACCTTCGTCATGGGGGCCCAGGGAGAGCCGGTCTGCCTTGATCCGGCCATCATCACCGACGGGATCTCGGGCAAGGTCACCAACCAGATCTTCGAAGGCCTGACCAAGTACAAGGGCGCGACCACCGAGGTCGTCCCCGCCCTCGCCGAGCGCTGGGAGGTGAGCGCCGACGGGACCGTCTGGACGTTTACGCTCCGGAAGAACGCGAAGTTCCACGACGGGACCCCCTTCGACGCGAAGGCGGTGGTCTGGAACTTCGAGCGCTGGCGCTTCACCAAGCACCCCCAGCACGAGAACCAGCTCAAGGCGGGGCAGACCTTCGAGTACTACGAGGGCCAGTTCGGCGGCTTCGACGATCAGAGCCTCATCACGAAGGTGGAAGCGGTCAACCCCGCGACGGTCCGGTTCACGCTGAAGGACCCCCAGGGCCCCTTCCTGGCAAACCTCGCCATGTTTACCTTCGTCCTCGCCAGCCCGGCGGCCATCGAGAAGTGGGGGACAGAGTCGTGCAAGCACCCGGTGGGGACCGGGCCCTTCCGATTCGTGGAGTGGAAGCCCAACCAGGAGGTGATCCTCGAGGCGAACCCGGCCTACCGGGACAAGCCGGCTGCGGCAAAGGTCCAGCGGGTCGTCATCCGGAACATCAAGGATTCCTCGCAGCGCCTGGCCGCGCTGAAGGCCGGCGAGATCCATGGGATGGAGGGGCTGAATCCCGATGACGTACGGGTGGTCCGGGCGGACCCGAATCTCCAGATCCTGCTCCGGCCCACCAACACGACCGGATACGTCGCGTTCAACTACAAGGTGAAGGAGTTCCAGGACAAGCGGGTCCGGATGGCGGTCGCGCACGCCATCAACAAACAGGGGATCGTGAGCGCGCTCTACGGCGGGACCGGGCTGGCGGCGAACCAGTTCCAGCCGCCGCCCCTCTGGGGGTACAACAAGGAGCTGAAGGACTCCCCGTACAGCGGGGACCGGGCTCGCGCCCTCCTGAGGGAGGCCGGCTTCGCCCAGGGCCTCCAGGAGATCACCTGGGAGGATGGCCGG contains:
- a CDS encoding bifunctional (p)ppGpp synthetase/guanosine-3',5'-bis(diphosphate) 3'-pyrophosphohydrolase, translating into MVRLEHILDKVQTYAPDTDLTPIQRAYVFAAKAHRGQERRSGEPYLSHPLAVAEILADLRLDVSSIAAGLLHDAAEDTRATIEEIRDLFGDEVAGLVDGVTKISKLPFATREDRQADSFRKMLLAMSRDIRVILIKFADRLHNMRTLDPLPEAKQQGIARETLDIYAPLANRLGIARIKGELEDLALRYLDPEAYRNLQGRVAKKRAEREGEINEVIAILKGRLAEVGIRAEITGRPKHVYSIYKKMQNQGKDFDEIYDLTAVRALTASVKDCYGALGIVHTLWKPIPGRFKDFIAVPKSNGYQSLHTTVIGPRGEPVEIQIRTLDMHTTAEEGIAAHWAYKEGKAHLDPADKSFVWLRQLLDWERDLKDPREFMDTVRVDLFPDEVYVFTPKGDVKAFPRGATPVDFAFGIHTDIGLHCAGAKVNGRIVPLRYELQNGDIVEIVTSPQQHPSKDWLKIVHTPRARGRIRAWLKNTERTRSVTLGREFLEREIRKLGKSPAQLLTSEGLALVVERYGLGTVEEFLASVGYGKISPRQAVGKLLPEEEQALAEAEAAKEREPRERRATPRVTDEGIRIEGVDDILVRFGKCCTPLPGDEIVGFITRGRGVTIHTADCPNADGLTYDPARRIRVEWAEQQKTPHQVKVLVTIGQDRPGLLADISSAISSTNVNIAQAEIRVTEERKGVNTFVLEVTDLKQLQAAMQAVRKVTGVVGVERIRGS
- the rpmB gene encoding 50S ribosomal protein L28, with product MGTTRCELCGKGPIVGHQISHAHNVSKRRQYPNIQRVRARVGGATRTIAVCTRCLRSGRVAKAS
- the recG gene encoding ATP-dependent DNA helicase RecG; translation: MGHARPPRHHRERPPGRQALFALSTSVRHLPGVGPKRAALLGRLGIRTVGDALRFPPLRYELRQLVPLGAARPGQPVTLAGRLERVRVTRSRDGTVTCEALFSDETARAIIRWFHQPYLARRLPRGVRVLLTGTLAPAYPLALANPEWEVLEPAEVVDGRPALVPIYPGTEGLPRRWFRKLLASLAEGSAEAVEEILPGAVLAARNLLSLPRALRALHLPDSLEEAAAARSRLAYEELFLLALGLALRREEVVRLPALPLRADPGREAPVRGALPFALTAAQERAVKEITADLARDRPMHRLLHGEVGSGKTVVALLAALRAVAAGAQAALIAPTDLLAEQLAGRAVETLAPAGIRVALLRAGQRGPERRSALEGLATGAIGVAVGTHALLEADVRFARLGLAIVDEQHRFGVLQRLSLTAKGPHPHLLVMSATPIPRTLALSLYGDLDLTALEALPQGRRPVAAEILPAERRPEAAVRIRAEVARGHAAYVVCPQIEPGEAGEAQAAAAAEVHLAALRKGALNGLRLGLLHGRLRPAEREATMRAFREGGLDVLVATTVVEVGVDVARATVMVVEGADRFGLAQLHQLRGRVGRGAEPGVCYLIPSPIPTEKGLARLQALLTAKDGFAVAEADLALRGEGDLLGTRQAGLPPLAFGSVSDPLLLKAAREDAAAVAKEGAALDPDVRARLLLALRTRWAGALAPLRSG
- the rsmD gene encoding 16S rRNA (guanine(966)-N(2))-methyltransferase RsmD; amino-acid sequence: MRGSIRIVGGAWRGRRLRVPSGLDLRPTSELLREALFDILGARVKGADVLDLYAGTGALALEALSRGAATATLVEVNPAYLRAARANAEALACRDRCRFLRMEGVAALGALGRRRRRFHLILADPPYGSDLAEATARAVGRHGLLLPEGFLVLEVSSRLVLPERLPPLACARARRHGDSTLLFYAEEPAVARST
- the coaD gene encoding pantetheine-phosphate adenylyltransferase, which translates into the protein MAAVAIYPGTFDPFTNGHLDILQRARRLFAEVLVAVAAKPEKSPLFTAEERMAIVRDATRDLPGVRIAAFDTLLVDYARAQGARVIIRGLRAVSDFEYEFQMALMNRRLAETVETVFLMPHEAYSYLSSRLVKEIALLGGAVSGLVPALAEKMLAEKLRAGRGRATGRRRVGRG
- a CDS encoding pyridoxal phosphate-dependent aminotransferase, producing MRLAVRTAAFSPSPTLAITARAKRMRAEGIDVLSFGAGEPDFDTPEHIKAAAIQALKEGFTKYTATAGIDELKDAVCLKLKRDNGVEYRREHVMVSCGAKHTLYNLCMVLFQEGDEVLVPAPYWVSYPEQIRLAGAVPILVPTAESDGFRVRAEQLQAACTERTAGLILNSPCNPTGAVLDRRDLEAIAAFAVARQLTVISDETYEALTYDGREAVSIAALGEEVKRRTVVVNSLSKAYAMTGWRVGYAAGPVEVIRAMDTFQSQVTSNPTSIAQRAAVAALTGPQDCVRAMRAAFAQRRDAIVGALNGLAGVSCVLPGGAFYAFPNVSGCLGRRAGGRPLRTSADLAEFLLDEAKIAVVPGAEFGSDLHLRLSYAASMETILEGVNRMGAALRQLR
- a CDS encoding ABC transporter substrate-binding protein, which translates into the protein MRRCVRPLIPCLLAGVLTVAAPAPSALAASTFVMGAQGEPVCLDPAIITDGISGKVTNQIFEGLTKYKGATTEVVPALAERWEVSADGTVWTFTLRKNAKFHDGTPFDAKAVVWNFERWRFTKHPQHENQLKAGQTFEYYEGQFGGFDDQSLITKVEAVNPATVRFTLKDPQGPFLANLAMFTFVLASPAAIEKWGTESCKHPVGTGPFRFVEWKPNQEVILEANPAYRDKPAAAKVQRVVIRNIKDSSQRLAALKAGEIHGMEGLNPDDVRVVRADPNLQILLRPTNTTGYVAFNYKVKEFQDKRVRMAVAHAINKQGIVSALYGGTGLAANQFQPPPLWGYNKELKDSPYSGDRARALLREAGFAQGLQEITWEDGRKEPLAFWYMPVSRPYYPNPKEIAEAIAADLAKAGITVKLQTIDWSAYLDKRKKGELPLYMLGWTGDNGDPDNFVCYFFCSPGASREGFYSNKDLAEVLLQAQRLTDQGKRAALYRKAEQMIHDDVARIFIANNQPPLAFSKKVKGYVPNPTNTEYFNTVQVE